Proteins from a single region of Oceanispirochaeta sp. M1:
- the fabG gene encoding 3-oxoacyl-[acyl-carrier-protein] reductase yields the protein MKGKKVLVTGGSRGIGKEIVKIFLEEGADVHFISTSPSPHIEEMETLATANKASVTWHQGNVADEAQMIAIVEPLAKEGLDVVVNNAGITRDGLIFRMSLEQWEQVMQVNLTSAFIISRIAASQMIRKRTGSIINMSSVVGITGNGGQCNYSASKAGMIGLTKSLAKEVSSRGVRVNAVAPGFIDTDMTKDLGDKIMDELKKQIPLGHTGSGRDIAEAVLFLASDRASYITGQVLNVDGGMVM from the coding sequence ATGAAGGGAAAGAAAGTTCTGGTTACCGGCGGATCCCGGGGTATTGGAAAGGAAATAGTAAAAATTTTTCTGGAAGAAGGTGCTGATGTTCACTTCATCAGTACCAGCCCCAGTCCCCATATTGAAGAGATGGAGACTCTGGCTACTGCCAACAAAGCCAGCGTAACCTGGCATCAGGGTAATGTTGCCGATGAAGCACAGATGATAGCCATTGTTGAACCCCTGGCCAAAGAGGGCCTGGATGTGGTTGTAAACAATGCAGGTATTACCCGTGATGGTCTTATTTTTCGTATGAGTCTGGAGCAGTGGGAACAGGTGATGCAGGTCAATCTGACAAGTGCATTCATCATTTCCAGGATTGCGGCATCACAGATGATCCGTAAGAGAACTGGTTCCATTATCAATATGAGTTCTGTTGTGGGAATAACAGGTAACGGTGGGCAGTGCAACTACTCAGCATCCAAGGCCGGAATGATCGGTCTCACCAAGAGCCTTGCCAAAGAGGTCTCTTCAAGAGGTGTAAGGGTCAATGCTGTCGCCCCCGGTTTTATTGATACCGATATGACAAAGGACCTGGGAGATAAGATAATGGATGAGCTAAAGAAGCAGATTCCTCTGGGCCACACAGGGTCAGGACGTGATATAGCAGAAGCAGTACTGTTT